The DNA segment CCAACTAGGGGAAATATATGCGTGTGGCCCCTGAAACGTAACGAGTACTTTCTGATTTTCGATGTCCTTCCATTGTTCATTTGGACGAGCGAAATGCCCATATAAGACTCCTTCTTCTTTTTCTAACAATAATGGTAAATGTGTCGCATACGGCCTGCCATTATGCTGTGAAAAAAGTGTGGCAAAGCTATTTTTTTCAATAATTTTATAGATGGATTCAAGATCGTCTATTTTGAAATGTTTAGGAATATACATTTTTGCACCTCATTCAGCTAAAATTCGATCACCTTTACTAGTCGGCTGGGATATGACTAAGAATTCCACGTCGCTGCTGGATTGATTAAACATTTGGTGTGGGATGTGTGGGGGTACTTCGATCCCCTCCTGTGGTGTTAGGGTGAAACGTTCCCCATCCACCTCTAACGTAGGATTTCCTGATAAAACAAAGAAAAATTGTCGTGATTGCTGATGATAATGTCTTACTTCTGCTGTTTGGCTCGGCATCCGTTCATGGATAACACTGAGTTCCTGCTGATTGACCAGATGCCAGCCATCACACTGACTCCCCCATGTGTAATGCTCCGCATTGTGTTTGCTTATTTTCATTGTAAATTCTCCTATACGACCGTTTTTTCCTTCTCACAGCCAGTTTGGGCTCGTAGACTCCTTCTATGCGATCTTCTTCTCTTTCTTTCTACCTGTTTGGGCTCGTAGACTCCTTCTACGCGACCTTCTTCTCTTTCTTTCTGCCTGTTTGGGCTCGTAGACTCCTTCTACGCGACCTTCTTCTCTTTCTTTCTGCCTGTTTGGGCTCGTAGACTCCTTCTACGCGACCTTCTTCTCCTTCTCGTATTCAGTTTGGGCTCGTAGACTGCTCCTATGCGACCTTCTTCTCCTTCTCGTATTCAGTTTGGGCTCGTAGACTGCTCCTATGCGACCTTCTTCTCCGTCCCATAACCTTTTATGGCTAATAGACTTTTTTTAGTATCCTTTTATCAAAAATCAATAACAGGTTCCGTCTCACTTACCAACGACCTAAACCTCGACCAAGATATATTCCGTCCGGTGATGATGATTGCCACCTTTCGGCCCTTTAATTCACTTCCTACTTGTGGTAAACACGCGACTCCTGCTGCTCCAGAGGGTTCAACCATGTACTGGGAGTTGAGCATCAATTTCATGGCAGCAATGAGTTCTTTCTCAGAGACTGTTAGAATACGATCAATATGTCTATGAATAATTGGAAACGTGATTGTCTCTGGCTCAATTGGTCCACTCAGCCCTTCTGCGATCGACGGCTCTAAATCCACCGAAATAGCCTTGCCCGCTTCATTCCAAATCGCAAATGTCGGACTATTTTCTGTTTGGACTCCCCAAACCTCTATTCTCGGATTAATTGCTTTTAGTGCCAAACACAAACCAGCTGTTAGTCCTCCGCCACCTAAACAACTGATTACGATATCTACATCAGTTAGATCTTCTAAAATTTCTAATCCAATTGTCCCCCCGGCTGCTATCATGGATGAATTATTATAAGCAGAAAGAAAAGTATAGTCCTTGTTCTCCGAAGCCTCTAATGCTGCCAGCCTCGCCTCTTCAATCGTATCAAAAAATGTAATTAAGGCACCAAATTGTTCCAATGCCTTTACTTTACTAGAATCTGCGTCCTTTGGTAAATACACTAGTGCGTGAATGTTTAGTTGATGAGCCGCATAGGCCAAACCAATCCCATGATTTCCGGCAGAAGGAGCAATCACTCCCCGTTCACGTTGCTCTTGATTTAAGGTTAATAGCTTATTAAAAGATCCACGAGCCTTAAAGCTTCCAGTTACCTGCCGATTTTCTAACTTCAAAAAAATGTTCGTAGCAAATAGCCTGCTTAATTCCCAATTGTATTCCAATGGGGTATGACGGATGTAGGGGTGAATGCGTTCGCGAGCCTCTTTGATATCCTGTAAATTGAGATTAGTTCGCATCATAAACCCCCTCCTCCTTGTCAGAACATTTCTCCTTTTTTACAAAAAAGTTTGTTAAACTCCTGGATTTAGACCCTTTCCAAGTAAGAACAAAGGGAATGATCAACCCCATACTGATAGCAAGATAGCCGTAAGTAAGGCCCACTTCACCAATAAAGGCAATCAAAAGTGACATCATAATCGATACAGTTAAACTAACAAACGAAACAGATGTCATCACCCTGCCGATCAACTTCTCTTCAACCTGTTCAAACAGCAATAGTCTTGTGAGTACCTTTACCATCCCAATGAACATTCCCATTATCAGATACATGATGAAGGCAAAGGGCACACTGGTTGTTAAACTAAATAGAACGGTTGATAAAGCTGATAAGGAAATAGCTACTAGGACCACCCGTAAAATGGCATGATTTCTTACCCAAAGAGTACATAGAATTGCAGATATAAGACTACCAATTCCGGCTCCACCATCAATGATTCCCAGTGAAATTCCATCACCTTTGAGGGTTTGATAATTAAAAGGAGCAATCAGTGTATTAATAGAATAGAAGAATGGCAACACCATGCTGGTGGCCAAGGCAAAATATAGGACTGTTTTGTTTTGAAAAAAATAGATCCAGCCCTGTACCAGTTCTCCTCTATATTGCTTGAGGGTAGATTTCCCCTTATGTTTCCTTGCCTCTTTATTCACCTTGATGTTGATCCCAAAAAATAAAAATCCTGCCAAAATATAAACTAAACTAGCTGCAAATATTGCTTCGGTCGTGCCTAGTCTATCCATTAACATCCCAGCAATGATAGCAGATGCCAACAGCCCCAACTGCCAAGCTCCCTGTACAAGGGAAATTCCTTGTTTGTATTCTTCTGGACTCAGGATTTCCTTCAAGATACTTTCTTTGAGAGGTTCTATAACGAACCAGATCATATAGCTTAAAAGAATGGAAACATAGAAAATAGTGACATAAAAAAACCCGAAAGCAACGCTAGCCGGGATAATGGCAATGGCAGCAAACCGCAAAAAATTACATAGGAGTGCCAGTTTAATTTTATTAAAACGGTCGATGAACACGCCTAGAATTGGTGCAAGGACTACAGAAGGCAATAAAGTCAGTACAAGCAGTTTTCCAATCTCAACAATCGATTCCGTCTTTTCAAGTACCATAACGATAGCGGTTAATCCATAGAT comes from the Neobacillus sp. PS2-9 genome and includes:
- a CDS encoding cupin domain-containing protein, translating into MKISKHNAEHYTWGSQCDGWHLVNQQELSVIHERMPSQTAEVRHYHQQSRQFFFVLSGNPTLEVDGERFTLTPQEGIEVPPHIPHQMFNQSSSDVEFLVISQPTSKGDRILAE
- a CDS encoding threonine/serine dehydratase, whose amino-acid sequence is MMRTNLNLQDIKEARERIHPYIRHTPLEYNWELSRLFATNIFLKLENRQVTGSFKARGSFNKLLTLNQEQRERGVIAPSAGNHGIGLAYAAHQLNIHALVYLPKDADSSKVKALEQFGALITFFDTIEEARLAALEASENKDYTFLSAYNNSSMIAAGGTIGLEILEDLTDVDIVISCLGGGGLTAGLCLALKAINPRIEVWGVQTENSPTFAIWNEAGKAISVDLEPSIAEGLSGPIEPETITFPIIHRHIDRILTVSEKELIAAMKLMLNSQYMVEPSGAAGVACLPQVGSELKGRKVAIIITGRNISWSRFRSLVSETEPVIDF
- a CDS encoding MFS transporter, which produces MKNNYSLFKNKSFLFFFFAALFGVLGEGIYGLTAIVMVLEKTESIVEIGKLLVLTLLPSVVLAPILGVFIDRFNKIKLALLCNFLRFAAIAIIPASVAFGFFYVTIFYVSILLSYMIWFVIEPLKESILKEILSPEEYKQGISLVQGAWQLGLLASAIIAGMLMDRLGTTEAIFAASLVYILAGFLFFGINIKVNKEARKHKGKSTLKQYRGELVQGWIYFFQNKTVLYFALATSMVLPFFYSINTLIAPFNYQTLKGDGISLGIIDGGAGIGSLISAILCTLWVRNHAILRVVLVAISLSALSTVLFSLTTSVPFAFIMYLIMGMFIGMVKVLTRLLLFEQVEEKLIGRVMTSVSFVSLTVSIMMSLLIAFIGEVGLTYGYLAISMGLIIPFVLTWKGSKSRSLTNFFVKKEKCSDKEEGVYDAN